One region of Glycine max cultivar Williams 82 chromosome 9, Glycine_max_v4.0, whole genome shotgun sequence genomic DNA includes:
- the LOC102661072 gene encoding keratin, type II cytoskeletal 2 epidermal-like codes for MRCGDVNEVKTERRERIGEEKENRGVRGSDDVETERRRGTTRGCSANSERVSMPQVRNNVKTIICSSRRCGGGSNGGGENNGGDGGCGISGGGGGCSNVGGVGYDGGGFHNGGSGGGGIVSSSDNEGGGGDSNINGGGDVGDGDGDTNGGNNVVGNGDVGDNNNSDSNAYDCSSDSQL; via the exons ATGCGTTGTGGCGACGTGAATGAAGTGAAGACCGAGAGGCGAGAACGAATAGGCGAAGAGAAAGAGAATAGAGGTGTGAGAGGCAGCGATGACGTGGAGACGGAGAGGCGGAGAGGCACCACGAGAGGTTGCAGTGCCAACAGTGAGAGAGTTTCAATGCCACAAGTGCGAAA cAATGTTAAAACCATTATTTGTAGTAGTAGACGATGTGGTGGTGGTAGCAATGGAGGTGGTGAAAACAATGGTGGTGATGGTGGTTGTGGTattagtggtggtggtggtggttgtagCAATGTCGGTGGTGTTGGTTACGATGGTGGTGGCTTTCACAATGGTGGCAGTGGTGGAGGTGGTATTGTTAGTAGTAGTGACAatgaaggtggtggtggtgatagcAATATcaatggtggtggtgatgtTGGTGATGGTGACGGTGACACTAATGGTGGTAACAATGTTGTTGGTAATGGTGATGTCGGTGACAATAATAACAGTGATAGTAATGCTTATGATTGTAGTAGTGATAGTCAATTATGA